GCTGTGCAAAAACTTTATAGGTATTTTCAGTCGTCTTGTTTCTTTGTGCTATGGTAATTAATGTGAAACACATCAAAACCATTGTTAATTTTAGCTTTAACTTCATATGATCAATTCAATTAAGGACGATGACGATGATTGGTTGAGTGCTTTTTGGAAGGAAGGTAATTTAAATCAATATACCTGTACGTTTTTGCTGTCGCAACTCCAAGGATGACTCCCAGCAAAGCACCGCAAATGATATCACCCGGATAATGGACACCCAGATAAATTCGGCTGAAAGATACTACGGAAGCCCAGATAATCATCACTCTCTGTAAGCGCTGATGTCTTCCCCGGAAGAAATAGATCAGAAAGGCTGTTAAGCCAAATACATTCGCGGCATGAGAGGAAACGAAACCATACATCCCACCGCAGTATCCATTTACAAGGTGAACTTCACTCCCGATCATCGGATCATGACAAGGCCTGAGGCGCATGACGGTATTTTTTATTAGAGAAGAAGAAATCTGATCGCTCAGCACGATCAGGACGCCAATAGCAATCAAGACAGAAAAAAAACGGTGAGGATACCTTTTATAAATAAACCAGGCCAGGAAAACATAGAATGGTACCCAAAGCCACTTGTAACTGATCCAGAAAAAAATGAAATCCAGCACCGGATTGTTCAGGTGATTGAAGAAAAGCAACAATGCCGCATCAATGCTTTGCAGTTTTTCAAACATGTCAGGATCATTTATTCAGTTCAGCCCACAACATATCTTTCAATTCCTCTATTCCCATTTGCGCGACTGATGAAATGAACACAGTTTTGATATCCTTCGGAAGATCCTTTTGCATTTCTTTGATCAGTTCAGCATCGAGCATATCACATTTTGTGATTGCAAGGACTCTGGATTTATCAAGCAATTCCGGATTGTATTGCTTCAATTCATTCAGCAAAATTGCATAATCTGCTTTGATGTCTTTGCTATCACAGGGGATCATGAAAAGCAGAATACTGTTCCTCTCGATGTGTCTGAGAAACCTTAAACCGATTCCTTTTCCCAAATGTGCGCCTTCAATAATTCCGGGAATGTCAGCCATCACAAAAGACTTTCCATTCCGATAAGAAACAATACCAAGATTGGGAACAAGAGTAGTAAAAGGATAATCCGCTATTTCAGGTTTAGCCGCGCTCACGACTGATAACAAAGTGGACTTACCAGCATTTGGAAACCCGACCAGACCAACATCCGCAAGAATTTTTAATTCAAGAACTTTCCATTCTTCGAGTCCGGATTCTCCGGGCTGAGCAAAACGTGGTGCTTGTAAAGTAGCAGATTTAAAATGATTATTTCCCTTTCCTCCTCTTCCACCCGGAACGATGATCTTTTCTTCACCGTCTTCCGTAATTTCAAATATCACCTCCCCGCTTTCCGCGTCGCGGGCAACAGTACCGACAGGAACTTCCAGTATTTCATCTTTGCCATCTTTGCCTGTACGCAAAGCACCTTCTCCATTTCCACCCGGTTCCGCGATCACATGTTTGCGGTATTTCAGGTGAAGCAATGTCCACAGTTGCTTGTTACCTTTCAGAATAATATGACCGCCTCTTCCACCATCTCCTCCATCCGGTCCGCCTTTGGCGGTATAGCGGTCACGGTGAAAATGCGCTGAACCCGCACCACCTGCGCCACTGCGACAACAAATTTTTACATAATCGACAAAATTGGACGAGGCCATTTTTCTTCTTCCTTCAATTTTACTAATGATAAAAGAGTTCCACTTTAATCAAAGTGGATCGTACTAATTAAGTATTCAATAAAAACCGAAGCCGGAAAATTATTTATCGATTTCAGAACACAATTTTGAAAAAATCTCATCGATACTTCCCACTCCGGGAATGCCTCGGTATTTATTCTGATTGGTATAATAGTCTTTCAGAGGAGCAGTTTTAGAATTGTATTCATTAATCCGTTTACGAATGACTTCTTCATTCTGATCATCCGGCCGGCCTGAATCTTTCCCTCTGTTCAATAATCGTTTGATCAATTCTTCATCTTCCACTTCCAGCGACAACATCATGTTGATGGATGTATTTTTTGAAGCAAGCATTTTATCGAGCGCTTGAGCTTGCGCAGTAGTTCTTGGAAAACCGTCAAAGATGAAGCCTTTCGCCGAAGCATTGGAATCAATCTTTCCTTCAATCATTCCGATGACCACAGCATCCGGAACAAGTAAACCCTGATCCATCAATTTTTTCGCTTCCAGTCCAAGCGTGGTTTGACCCGCTACTTCGCTTCGAAGGATATCACCTGTTGAAAGGTGAACAAGACTATAACGGGAAATCAGTTTTTCACTCTGTGTACCTTTTCCGGCGCCGGGAGGGCCGAAGAGAACGATATTCAGCATTTCAGGTCAGGATTATATTTCATTTTATACCGCTCATACATCAATTTTCGAAATTGGTTAAGCGGCATAACCAATTCTAATGCAGGTTATTCGTCTATATTATCGGAAACCTGCATAAGATTTGGTATACCTGCTTGTAAACTTCTGCAAACGGATGCAGCCGCAACTTGCTATTCAGATAACTTATAAATATCTACATAATTTCTTCCCAATCCATCGTAATCCAATCCATACCCTACAAGGAAATCATTCGGAACTTCAAAACCACAATAATCCACCTTAACATCGTGTTTCAATGCTTTGGGCTTTAATAACAAACTCGCGAAGCGCACATCTGCAGGAGCGTGTTTTCTTAATTCTTCGTATAAATATACTGCAGTATCTCCGGTATCTACGATATCTTCAAGCACCACAACATGACGATTTTTTAAATCTGTTGAAATGCCGACAACACTCTTTACTGTTCCTGTAGATTGTGTTCCTGAATAAGATGAAACGCGAATAAAACTGACTTCACAATCAATTGTGAGTCGTTTGAATAAATCCGCTGCAAAGAGAAATGCACCACTTAAAACGCAAACAAACACCGGGACTTTGTCCTTGTAATCAGAATTCATTTGGTTGGCCAACTCTTCAATTCTCTTCTGGATCTTCTCTGAAGGAATGTTAACCGTGAAATTCTTGTCTTTTATGGTGATTTTTTGCATAAATTGAGGAACCAGCCGCAAAAGTAAGATTAATATGGGAGGAGTCAATTGAAATTCATGGATTTTTAAGGTTTTAGCAGGTGGCGGGGAATGAGTAATTTGCACCGAAATTATGAGTAAAGCATTCTACGATACATTGCGTTTTGGCATACTTGGAGGCGGACAACTGGGTCGTATGCTCATCCAGAAAGCGACAGATTTCAATGTCACTAATGTGGTATTGGACCCTGATCCTGAGGCTCCTTGCCGCTATCTGGCTGATGAATTTGTTTGCGGTTCTTTCCAGGATTATGAAACCGTTCTTGCTTTCGGCCGAACAGTTGACCTGCTAACCATCGAAATCGAACATGTGAATGTGGAAGCCCTGGAGCAACTCGAAAAAGAAGGAATTGTAGTTTATCCACAATCCAGAGTAATCCGGTTGGTACAGGACAAAGGACTTCAGAAGATATTTTACCGGACTCATGGAATCCCGACAGCTGAATTTCATCTCCTCGATTCAATTGAGCACATCGCGAAATATGCATCGCAATTCCCCTTTATTCAGAAATTGAGAAAGGGAGGATATGATGGAAAGGGTGTCGTGAAACTCGAGAATAGCGGAGAAATTATAAAAGGTTTTGACGCACCGAGTATTCTCGAAAAATTAATCGATTTCGAAAAAGAAATTTCTGTGCTTGTCGCCAGGAATGCGCAAGGTGAATGCAAAGCTTTTCCGGTTGTAGAAATGGAATTTAACCCGGAAGCAAATCTCGTTGAATATCTTTTTTCTCCTGCTTCTATTTCTCCTCAACACGAACAAAAAGCGGAGGCAATCGCTCTGGAAGTTGCGCGATCCATACAACTTGTAGGATTGCTGGCCGTAGAAATGTTCCTGACCAAAAGCGGAGAAATTCTTGTCAACGAAATCGCTCCACGTCCACACAACAGTGGCCATCAAACCATAGAAGGCAATACTACCTCTCAATACG
Above is a window of Bacteroidota bacterium DNA encoding:
- a CDS encoding 5-(carboxyamino)imidazole ribonucleotide synthase, encoding MSKAFYDTLRFGILGGGQLGRMLIQKATDFNVTNVVLDPDPEAPCRYLADEFVCGSFQDYETVLAFGRTVDLLTIEIEHVNVEALEQLEKEGIVVYPQSRVIRLVQDKGLQKIFYRTHGIPTAEFHLLDSIEHIAKYASQFPFIQKLRKGGYDGKGVVKLENSGEIIKGFDAPSILEKLIDFEKEISVLVARNAQGECKAFPVVEMEFNPEANLVEYLFSPASISPQHEQKAEAIALEVARSIQLVGLLAVEMFLTKSGEILVNEIAPRPHNSGHQTIEGNTTSQYEQHLRAILGLPLGSTNITKPSVMVNLLGEKGFNGHAVYEGLKEALSIEGVHLHLYGKKITKPFRKMGHVTVTADTLEEAKSKAKKVKDLIRVIA
- a CDS encoding adenylate kinase yields the protein MLNIVLFGPPGAGKGTQSEKLISRYSLVHLSTGDILRSEVAGQTTLGLEAKKLMDQGLLVPDAVVIGMIEGKIDSNASAKGFIFDGFPRTTAQAQALDKMLASKNTSINMMLSLEVEDEELIKRLLNRGKDSGRPDDQNEEVIRKRINEYNSKTAPLKDYYTNQNKYRGIPGVGSIDEIFSKLCSEIDK
- the hpt gene encoding hypoxanthine phosphoribosyltransferase; translation: MQKITIKDKNFTVNIPSEKIQKRIEELANQMNSDYKDKVPVFVCVLSGAFLFAADLFKRLTIDCEVSFIRVSSYSGTQSTGTVKSVVGISTDLKNRHVVVLEDIVDTGDTAVYLYEELRKHAPADVRFASLLLKPKALKHDVKVDYCGFEVPNDFLVGYGLDYDGLGRNYVDIYKLSE
- the obgE gene encoding GTPase ObgE, with translation MASSNFVDYVKICCRSGAGGAGSAHFHRDRYTAKGGPDGGDGGRGGHIILKGNKQLWTLLHLKYRKHVIAEPGGNGEGALRTGKDGKDEILEVPVGTVARDAESGEVIFEITEDGEEKIIVPGGRGGKGNNHFKSATLQAPRFAQPGESGLEEWKVLELKILADVGLVGFPNAGKSTLLSVVSAAKPEIADYPFTTLVPNLGIVSYRNGKSFVMADIPGIIEGAHLGKGIGLRFLRHIERNSILLFMIPCDSKDIKADYAILLNELKQYNPELLDKSRVLAITKCDMLDAELIKEMQKDLPKDIKTVFISSVAQMGIEELKDMLWAELNK
- a CDS encoding phosphatase PAP2 family protein; translated protein: MFEKLQSIDAALLLFFNHLNNPVLDFIFFWISYKWLWVPFYVFLAWFIYKRYPHRFFSVLIAIGVLIVLSDQISSSLIKNTVMRLRPCHDPMIGSEVHLVNGYCGGMYGFVSSHAANVFGLTAFLIYFFRGRHQRLQRVMIIWASVVSFSRIYLGVHYPGDIICGALLGVILGVATAKTYRYIDLNYLPSKKHSTNHRHRP